The genomic DNA GAGGTACATATCCAATTTTTTCCCTTAAATCATGTTGAGAAACATTTTTTATATTAACTCCACCAAGTAATATTTCTCCTTCAGTAACATCAAAGAAACGAGGAATTAAATTTATAAGAGTTGACTTACCACTACCAGTACTTCCTATAAAGGCAGTTGTTTCTCCTGGCTTTGCTGTAAAAGATATATTTGTTAATATAGGTTCTTCTGCGTCTGGATACATGAACGAAACATTTTTAAATTCAACAAGACCCTTTTTATCTTCCTTAAACTCTTGTGCCTCTGATTTTTCTGGGTCTTTTATGCTTATATCTGACACTAATACTTCATCTATACGTGTAGCTGAAACGGATGCTCTTGGAAGCATAATAGATACCATTGATATCATTAAGAATGACATTATTATTTGCATTGTATATTGTATAAATGCCATCATATCTCCAACTTGCATTGCTCCAGAATCAACACTGTATGCACCTCTCCAAACTATAAGAACTGTGATAAGGTTCATTATAAGCATCATAGCAGGCATCATACATGTCATAACTCTATTTACAAAAAGATTTGTTTTAGTTAAATTTTTATTTGCTTTATCAAATCTTTCTTCTTCATGTTTTTCAGTACTAAAAGCTCTGATAACTGGAATACCAGTAATTATTTCACGGCTTACTAAGTTTAACTTATCAACAAGCTTTTGAACCAGTTTAAACTTAGGCATAACCACTGAGAATAACACTACAATTAATGATAAGATAGCAACTACTGCTACTGCTATAATCCAGGCCATTGAAGTATTTGTGTTTAAAACCTTTATCACTCCACCTATAGCCATTATAGGTGCATAGAATACTATTCTAAGCAACATAACCATCAACATTTGTATCTGTTGAATATCATTTGTACTACGAGTAATTAATGAAGCTGTAGAAAATTCATTCATTTCAGTATTTGAAAATGACATAACTTTTCTAAATACTCCACTTCTTAAATTTCTACCTACACTTGCGGCTACTCTTGCTGCTAAAAATCCTACTGTTATTGTAGCTACCATACTAATCATTGCTATACCAAGCATTTTAGCACCAGTAAATAATATATAATTATTTTGAGTTTTTTCTGTATCAATACCTATTTTCTCATATTCTGACCTTACATATGAAACAGAGCTTTGTGTTATCATACTCTCTGGCATACTTTCAAAGCCTTTGCTCATCTCTTTAGTCAATGTATCTAACTGTTCCTTTGGCATTGCTGATAACAATTTAAATATATCAACATCTCCACTTTGAGTAGCTTGTGGTGGAAGTTTACTCATTAACTGAGCTTTCATAGCTTTTACCTCTTTACTATCGCCCTCAAGCCCTGATACTATTAAAATAGCTTTACCAAAAATAACATTTAAATCATCTATAGTGTCTTTGTCTTTAGTATTTAACTCATAAAGAGATTCATCTTTTAGACCTGGGTACTTATCTTTATACTTAACATAATCCTTTTTATTCAGCAAAGTATAATTATCTAGTACTTTATCCTTACTACTTTTATCCATAAATAAAGTAATTTTATTTAATTCACTCTCTCTAATCACAGATGGAACAGAGTTTTCTACTCCACCTTGTTGTATACCTACATTTACTATATTGGATGTGTATTCTGGTAAAGAAAGGTCACATACCGCTTGAATTACCAATAGACAGACTATTATTACTATTGATAATGCCGATTTCTTTAAATATTTAATTAATTTAAACATACATTTCTTCCCTTCTGTAATATTAATTAGTCTAATAACATTAAATTGAAAAACATTATTTTAAACTTTAAAAATATTTTTCATCTTCATGCTTATGACATCCTGCTTTTAAATTATCTCGTACTTGCATTAGAAGTCTTCTAAGTACTATTTTTTCTTCTTCACTAAATCCTAAAAAAAACTCTCTTTCCAATTCCTTGTTAAATTCTTCAACTTTATTACATATTTCTAAACCTTTGTCTGTCAAAAAAATCCTAGATACTCTTTGGTCCTTTTCATCTTGTTTTCTTTCCACAAGTCCAGCTTTTTCCATCCTCTTTATCATAACTGTAGTTGTAGATGCTTTTACTTTCCTTTTATCTGCTAATTCTTTTTGACTTTGCCCATCTTTCATCTTTAAAGAAAAAAGTATTTGGGGTTGACCATGATATAAGCCTAATTTATCAAAATAAAAATGAGTTCTTATAAAATATATTCGCATTAATTGCAAGAAAACATCATTTAATTTTTCTTCAGAATTGCTATTCATACTTGCCCTCCTTATTTTTTATATTACTTAGTCAGCTAAGTATTATTTTACTATACTGCATGCATTTTTTCAATATATTTATAAAAAATTCATATAAATTTCATTTATTAAATATTTTTATATCATATAGTTATAATTTTAATAAATAATAGTAAGATTTTTAATTAGTCAGCTACTTATATTTTTTATTGTAAAGCTTAAAATAAACCTTTTCATATATTTTTAAATAAAAAAGTTGTCCCAAAATAAATTTTGAAACAACATCATATTCAACAGTATCTTGATTATATAACATTATGATACTCTACTTATCTTCATATCCATTTACAACAACATCTAACTTCCCAGTTTCAGGTGATATAATTAGACCATGTACAATAATACCATCTGGAATTAAAGGATGCCCTTTTATTAAATCAATACTATCTTTTACAGATTCTTCTGCAGAATCGAATCCATGTAACCATTGTTTTGTATCAATTCCAGCACTACGAAGTGTAAGTATTACATCATTAGATATTCCTCTATCTAAAATTTTACCAAGTAACTTATCCGTATCAACATTACACATACCACATCCATGATGCCCTACAACCATAACCTCATCTACATCAAATTCGTAAATTGCAACTAAAACACTTCTCATAATACTTCCAAAAGGATGCATTATAGTAGCTCCTGCATTTTTTATTAGTTTCACATCTCCATTTTTCAAATTCATAGCCTTAGGCAAAAGCTCAGTTAATCTTGTATCCATACAAGATAAGACTACTATTTTTTTATTTGGATGTTTTGATGTCACATATTGTTCATATTCTTTGTTCTCTACAAATGATTTATTATATTCTAATATCTCTTCAAGTTTTCTCATATGTAATATCACCCTCTTTAAAAATTTTTTTATTATTATATCACTATTAAAGTACAATATATACACATATAATTTAATTTATATTTATTAAATTATTTTATAAGATTATTACTCTACTATAAATCTTGTATATAACTTGTATTTATAAGTATTTGTATATTTATTTTTTATAATCTAAACTAATATTATATATTTTCATTATTTTTTTAATTATAATTTTTTTAAAATTTTATTCTAAATGCCTTACTTATAATTAATTTTTTATTTCACCTATATATAATTAGATTTAAAAATGTTTACCTTACCAATATAATGATTAAACTCAAAAGTCTTATTGAAAAATTTTCTATTTACATAAATTGTTCAATATATAAAATAGAAAATTTTTTTAATTTTCAAAATATATTCTACATATCTAATATGTAATTACAATAAAAAATGCTATAATTAACATATTATTAATTCGTTTTATTATTGTAGTATGGCTATGAAATTATGAAAATATTTCTCTAATTAAAAATATGATTTATCCATATTTGTTTATTGTAGATACAGACTATACAAAAATAAATAGCACTTATTTCAGTATAAAAACATATATAGTCTATATTTAGACTAAAAAAGTATAAATAGTCTATATAAAACAACTTAAACTATGAATATAATCTAAAGTGGAGGGATAATAATTGGCAAATATAGGAAAAATAATAGGAGATAGAATAAAAGTCTATAGAACAAAATTGGGATATAGTCAAGAGTTTCTAGCAGAAAAGGCAGGTTTACATCCAACATATATTGGTCAGATTGAAAGAGCTGAGACAAATACATCTATCAATATTATAATGAAAATTGCTACTGCTTTAGACATACCACTTGAATTGTTATTTGCAAATATTATTACAACAGAAGGCGTTGATAACTCTGTACCTTTAGAATGTTATGAAATGATTAATAAATTAACTGAAAAAGAACAAATTGCAATGCTAGAGTTAATAAAGTGCATCATTAAATACAAAGAAATATAAGTGAGGGAAATAGTAACAATAATGAATTATATAGGTAAAAGACTTAAAGAAGAACGGAAAAAAGCAAATTTAACTTCAAAAGAATTTGCAAATATGGTTGGAGTATCGCCTTGGTATATAACTCAAATCGAAAGTGGTAAAAAGAATCCAAGTCTTAAAACATTCATAAAATTTGTAAATATATTAAATATTTCTGCAGATGTTCTTATAAAAGATATTACTTCCACTGGAAAAACATATTTAGAAAATGATATAAATGAAGAGTTAAAAGACTTAAATTCAAGAGAACTAAATCTGATATCACAGATTATAGACATCATAAAAAAGAATAAAATATAATTCTTTATATTTTATATAAAAAAAAAGGTTATTTGAAATAAATAACCTTTTTTTGTCTTTTTGTGTTAACATTGTCTTATAGTGCTAATGAGTACTATTAGACCATGTTCTATGGCCTTATTTTAATATAAAACGATTGGAGATAGGCTATGATTGTGATTGAAGGTAGCGATAAATTTAAGATTGCAAAAGAATATATTGATGTAGAATATACTCTTTTTAGCAAAGTAACTTTTAGGTATGAAAAGTTGAAATTTAAAGATAATGCTGAATTGGAAAAAATTAAGATGTTTAAATATAAAAATGGCTACATCCCTAATAAATTAAACCTTTCTTTTGGATATGGATTCTCTTCTTATAAAAAGCAAATAATTAGAGAAACTGTAGATACTTTAAGATTGACAGAAATTTTTTCAAGCGAGAACATAGAAGATATTAAATTTATAAAAGATGGTACAAAAAAATTAGAAATTAGCATAGAGAAAGTTGTGAAATTTAAACGTCGAAAAAAAAGAAATTATGTTTGTTGCTATTGCCCTGATATGTATAGAGACATAAAACTCGACAAAGAATCTATCAATAAGATATACAACAGAAAAATAAAAATAGAAAGAGAAGTTAATATTTTTGAAGATGAGGATGTTATAATAAACAAGAAAGTATTGAAGTTTCCAAAGTCTTGGACAAAGAATATGCAAAAATATTGGTTAAGTGAAAATAAGTATCCCATACATTCTACTGTAATTGATGATGATAGATATAAATGTTGTAATGTACAATATACAAAAAATAGAGTGATAATATTATATTACATATATAACCATTAATATACATAATTACAAAAAAATAATGACAAATATACATAATACAAATATATCTTCTACTTTAGATAAAACAGTTATTATGAAAACTTACTATCTATAAATAATAGAAATGCTAGTATACCATCTATAATCTAATGTCTAGTAGGTTTTAATGGCATATTTTAAATATGCCATAGTTGATTTATAAGATTTTCTATATCACTTTCAAAATACACACTAAATAGTTGCTTTTCAGATATAATTGCCCAATTTAAATTTTACTATCTGAAAAGTTTTTTATATTTAATTTATATCTTCAAAAATACCGTCTAATATTTCTATATAATTAATTTAATTAATACTCTTATGTAATAGATTAAGTACTGAATTTAACTCTTTAAATGATATTTGCCCTGGTGCTGAAACACTTTTTGCAGCTCCAAAAGTCAATGCAGAACCAAATATTTCACCACACAATCTACTTATAACACCCATTCCTGACATTGACATTGTTATTATTGGTCTATCTGCATAAATTTTAAACATTTCATTTGTAGCTTCAAGTAGCACTAACACATCTTTTTCATTTTGCGGCATAACAGCTATTTTGGGTAAATCTGCGCCCAATTCCTGCATTCTACATAAACGAGATACAATCTCTTCTTTTTTTGGAGTTTTATTAAAATCATGATTAGATATAATTACTTTCACTTCTTTTTTATGAGCAAAATTAACTACTTCATCTATGACCTCATCTCCCATAAATAACTCTACATCTATTAAATCTACTAAACCTGTATTAGAAATTTCTTTATTCAAAGTAGTATAATAATCTCTTGATATTAATTTTTCTCCCCCTTCTACTACACTTCTAAATGTGAATAATAAAGGGATATCATGTATATAACTTCTTAATTCATAGAGAACTTCCTTAACTTCTTTAATATTTTCTACATTCTCAAAAAAATCAACTCGCCACTCTATAATATCCAAACATGCATCTTTTAACTCTTTAGCCTCTTTTATAATATCTTTTTTATTTTTCCCAATAATTGGTACACAAATTTTAGGTCTACCTTCTCCAATAGTAATATTTTTTACTTGAACTTTTCTTTTCATATTCTCCTCCATAATCAGAAATTCTATAGGACTTTAAATTCTATTTTCTGCACAATTTAATTATACATTAAAAATACTATACATTATAAAAATACTAATTTAAAAATAATTTTTATTCTAATTCTTAAAACAATCCCACATATTTTAGAAAAGGTACTCTATAATATACAAACACTTCTTTTTTACCTAAATTTATTTTAACATCCTATAATTTTCATAATATTCTTTAAATTTTATTCATATAAACAATATTATTCTGGATGCTAATAGAATTAATCTATAAATCATAGTATAATTATGCAGAAATAACTCGAATTTCACTACTTATGAAGAGATTGAATATTAATGAATCTAAATCATTTGCATTATTTAAGAGTTTTGACTAAAGTTGAACACCATACAAAAGTAGCTACTCAATTGTTTATACCCCAACCAAGCTTAAGTAATGTTATATAGATTCTCGAAAAAGAATTTAGTATCTTTTTATTTGAAAAACTTATATTAAATTTGATTATCTTTTCATAAGTTGGTAAATGTCGATATATCCTGTATCTACAAGGAGTATCGACATTTTCTTTTTGGAAGATACTTTGCATAAGTTGGCATTTAACCGTATAAGAATGCCATCAAAAGTAGTAAATAAGTAGTAAACTCTAGTCATACTACTAGGCTTATAACCGTTCCATTTCAGCTCTCGCAGAACTAAATGAACCATGTGCATAATAGCCAAGCGTCATAGTAATGTTTTTATGCCCCATAATATATTGCAATATATTAGGACTCATTCCTTTGTTAGCCATATTTGTACAGAGTGTATGCATAAAGATATATGGCGTAATCTTTGGTAGCTTGTCCTCATGGGTCTTGTTATACTTCTTGACTAACGCTCTTAACATGCTTTGATAATGAGTTGCTTGTTTTGGTAATCCATCTTGTTTAAGAAATAGGAAGTTCTGGTAACCATCAACAATGATTGGTTCTGCTTTAGCGTTCTTACGCCGTTCAACGATACGTTCAAATGATTGATAAGCTCTTTCAGTCATTGGAATTTCTCGCTTACCCTGTGTGGTCTTTGGAACTTCTACATAATAGCCAATCTTAGTATCACTCAACAATTGATGGTCTACCATAATGGCTTTATTTTTCATATCCAATTCTAAAGTCAAACCGCATAATTCAGAAATGCGTAGTCCTGTTTCTAAGAGGATAACAACATCATCATAATATTTACAATAAGTCTTATCGCTCTCCATAAAGGATAATAAGCCCATTTCCTGTTCTGGTGTTAGAGCGATTTTTGGTTCTGTTGTATCTTCCAAAACATCACTTAACTGAAAATTAAATGGATTCTTTCTAATACAGTCGTCTTGAATTGCCATGAAAAACGACGCTTTCAGTGAGCGCTTATAATTGCCAATGGATTTATAAGCACACCCATCTTCACTCATTCGGATAGCCCAGCTTTTAGCGTCTGATAATTTAACCATATCAATGCTTTTTGCACCTAGTGGGTCATTGATAGTATCTATATTTTGATTTATAATTTATACATTTTTTTAAAAACAGACTTTTAACTGTAAAGAATCTATGTATAAACTTAGCTATGTTGTCCGTGTATCTACAAAGGATCTTGACGAGCTAAAAAGGCATTGTGATGAAGTCAAAGACTTTTACGACGACTTATCAATCAAGCTCGTGCATCCCTTTGGGGATATGTTGGGATTGCATGGCGAATTTATTCCTGTCAGCAAACGTTACATCAATGATTATATTCAATATGTCACTTCGGATTTTTTGGCTGGACTTGGTTTTGGAGCGACACAAACCCTTGGCGAACATGAGGATATCTATGTTAGCTACAATCTGGACACTGGAAAGAATGTCTATCTAAAACCTGCCCTTGCTAGTCAAGGGGTAAAGGGTTCTATTACCAATGCGTTAGCGTCTGCGTTTATCGGTTCATTGGGTGGTGGTAAATTATTCAGTAACAATATGCTTGTTTACTATGCGGTACTATTCGGCGGATAGGCGGTCATAGTTGACCCTAAAGCAAAACGCGGCAAATGGAAAGAAACGCTACCAGAAATAGCCCATGAGATAAACATTGTCAATTTAACCAGTGATGATGAAAACAAAGGATTGCTTGACCATTACGTCATTTTGAGCCGTAAAAAGGATTCTGAAAGTTTAGCGATTGATATCCTAACATTTCTTACTGGTATCTCCAGTCGTGACAGTGATAAGTTTTTGCAGAAAAATGACAACTGGAAAATAATAATGGAATAGTTTCTATGTAAATATATTTTTACTATCTTACCTAACTAATTGAAAGATGATATAATTTAATCAAAGATTTGGTAAGGAGGGATGAATATGCATTTAATTGATTTTATGAATGAAGATATTAAAAAGAAGCTTGTTAAAAAAACGTATAAAAAGAAAGAGACTATTCTTTTTGCTGAGCAAGAAAATGAATATGTAATTCTTATGATTGACGGTATTGCAGAAGCATTCATCTTAAATGTGAAAGGAAACATCTCAACGATTCATCTTTATAGAAGTGGTAGTTTTTT from Clostridioides difficile ATCC 9689 = DSM 1296 includes the following:
- a CDS encoding helix-turn-helix domain-containing protein, with the protein product MNYIGKRLKEERKKANLTSKEFANMVGVSPWYITQIESGKKNPSLKTFIKFVNILNISADVLIKDITSTGKTYLENDINEELKDLNSRELNLISQIIDIIKKNKI
- a CDS encoding MarR family winged helix-turn-helix transcriptional regulator, encoding MNSNSEEKLNDVFLQLMRIYFIRTHFYFDKLGLYHGQPQILFSLKMKDGQSQKELADKRKVKASTTTVMIKRMEKAGLVERKQDEKDQRVSRIFLTDKGLEICNKVEEFNKELEREFFLGFSEEEKIVLRRLLMQVRDNLKAGCHKHEDEKYF
- a CDS encoding ABC transporter ATP-binding protein, whose translation is MFKLIKYLKKSALSIVIIVCLLVIQAVCDLSLPEYTSNIVNVGIQQGGVENSVPSVIRESELNKITLFMDKSSKDKVLDNYTLLNKKDYVKYKDKYPGLKDESLYELNTKDKDTIDDLNVIFGKAILIVSGLEGDSKEVKAMKAQLMSKLPPQATQSGDVDIFKLLSAMPKEQLDTLTKEMSKGFESMPESMITQSSVSYVRSEYEKIGIDTEKTQNNYILFTGAKMLGIAMISMVATITVGFLAARVAASVGRNLRSGVFRKVMSFSNTEMNEFSTASLITRSTNDIQQIQMLMVMLLRIVFYAPIMAIGGVIKVLNTNTSMAWIIAVAVVAILSLIVVLFSVVMPKFKLVQKLVDKLNLVSREIITGIPVIRAFSTEKHEEERFDKANKNLTKTNLFVNRVMTCMMPAMMLIMNLITVLIVWRGAYSVDSGAMQVGDMMAFIQYTMQIIMSFLMISMVSIMLPRASVSATRIDEVLVSDISIKDPEKSEAQEFKEDKKGLVEFKNVSFMYPDAEEPILTNISFTAKPGETTAFIGSTGSGKSTLINLIPRFFDVTEGEILLGGVNIKNVSQHDLREKIGYVPQKGVLFSGTIESNLKYGRKDATDEEMRTAAEIAQATEFIDSKPEAFKTEISQGGTNVSGGQKQRLSIARAIAKNPEVYIFDDSFSALDLKTDAALRKALKSKTAESTVLIVAQRISTILNAEQIIVLNEGEIVGIGTHKELLKNCEVYEQIALSQLSKEELANE
- a CDS encoding beta-class carbonic anhydrase — protein: MRKLEEILEYNKSFVENKEYEQYVTSKHPNKKIVVLSCMDTRLTELLPKAMNLKNGDVKLIKNAGATIMHPFGSIMRSVLVAIYEFDVDEVMVVGHHGCGMCNVDTDKLLGKILDRGISNDVILTLRSAGIDTKQWLHGFDSAEESVKDSIDLIKGHPLIPDGIIVHGLIISPETGKLDVVVNGYEDK
- a CDS encoding helix-turn-helix domain-containing protein, yielding MANIGKIIGDRIKVYRTKLGYSQEFLAEKAGLHPTYIGQIERAETNTSINIIMKIATALDIPLELLFANIITTEGVDNSVPLECYEMINKLTEKEQIAMLELIKCIIKYKEI
- the aroD gene encoding type I 3-dehydroquinate dehydratase — translated: MKRKVQVKNITIGEGRPKICVPIIGKNKKDIIKEAKELKDACLDIIEWRVDFFENVENIKEVKEVLYELRSYIHDIPLLFTFRSVVEGGEKLISRDYYTTLNKEISNTGLVDLIDVELFMGDEVIDEVVNFAHKKEVKVIISNHDFNKTPKKEEIVSRLCRMQELGADLPKIAVMPQNEKDVLVLLEATNEMFKIYADRPIITMSMSGMGVISRLCGEIFGSALTFGAAKSVSAPGQISFKELNSVLNLLHKSIN